A genomic region of Halobacteriovorax sp. DA5 contains the following coding sequences:
- a CDS encoding phosphatidate cytidylyltransferase: MTNTQKRVLSAIVMIGIVALAYSIGVIGIEALLIVVSAACFYEFAKNFLSLKVTGIFTLINFVFLLGIQFWAMNNPHVFEGFLIPSIGCLLNLVLIGYLFVSPMESMNFVNLLKRVTILSMVMFLIPFLNLHSLLNRSNWQALVIILLVFNFGMDTGAWFFGKNFGKTKLWAAVSPNKTVEGLIGGAATSGLLGTLVWYYLIGDFAVKYILIFFILGILSQVGDLIQSKLKRQIGVKDSSNLIPGHGGVYDRIDSLLFVIPFYTLLLSYKIL; the protein is encoded by the coding sequence ATGACAAATACTCAAAAAAGAGTCCTATCTGCCATTGTAATGATAGGTATCGTCGCATTAGCATATTCTATTGGAGTCATTGGTATTGAAGCATTACTTATCGTTGTAAGTGCTGCTTGCTTTTATGAATTTGCTAAAAACTTTCTGTCCCTTAAAGTTACAGGGATTTTCACACTGATTAATTTTGTTTTCTTACTTGGAATCCAATTCTGGGCGATGAACAATCCTCATGTTTTTGAAGGTTTTTTAATTCCTTCTATTGGCTGTCTTTTAAATCTTGTTCTAATTGGTTACTTGTTCGTTTCTCCTATGGAGTCGATGAATTTTGTTAATTTACTTAAACGAGTTACTATCTTGAGTATGGTGATGTTTTTGATCCCATTTCTTAATCTTCATTCACTTCTTAATCGAAGCAACTGGCAAGCTCTTGTAATTATTCTATTAGTTTTTAACTTTGGGATGGATACGGGCGCATGGTTCTTTGGTAAGAACTTCGGAAAAACGAAATTGTGGGCGGCCGTAAGCCCTAATAAAACTGTTGAGGGCCTAATTGGAGGTGCTGCAACATCAGGATTATTAGGAACTTTAGTTTGGTATTATTTAATAGGCGATTTTGCGGTAAAATATATACTGATCTTTTTTATTTTAGGTATTTTGAGTCAGGTCGGGGATTTGATTCAGTCTAAATTGAAAAGACAAATAGGTGTAAAGGATAGCTCGAATTTAATTCCTGGACACGGAGGAGTTTACGATCGAATCGATAGTCTTCTTTTTGTCATTCCGTTTTACACACTATTGTTGAGTTATAAAATTTTATAA
- the pyrH gene encoding UMP kinase yields the protein MKYKRILLKLSGEALAGEAGYGVTHDVLNQISEEVKELVAMGVEVAIVVGGGNIHRGVAGATRGMDRTSSDHMGMLATVINALAMQDSLEQKGVFTRVMSAINMQEVCEPYIRRRAERHLEKKRVVIFAAGTGNPYFTTDTAAALRANEIDAQVIFKATKVDGIYDKDPMKYDDAVKFDQLKYIDVLNKGIKVMDSAAISLCMDNEMEIVVFNMFEKGNIAKAVAGESIGTKVIK from the coding sequence ATGAAATATAAAAGAATTTTATTAAAACTTTCTGGTGAGGCCTTAGCTGGTGAAGCTGGTTATGGTGTAACTCACGATGTTCTTAACCAAATTTCAGAAGAGGTTAAAGAGCTAGTCGCAATGGGTGTTGAAGTTGCGATCGTTGTTGGTGGTGGTAATATTCACCGTGGTGTAGCAGGTGCTACAAGAGGTATGGACCGTACTTCTTCAGATCATATGGGTATGTTGGCGACTGTCATAAATGCGCTTGCTATGCAGGATTCTCTTGAGCAAAAAGGTGTATTTACGAGAGTAATGTCGGCTATTAATATGCAAGAAGTTTGTGAACCTTATATCAGACGTCGCGCAGAGAGACACCTTGAGAAGAAACGTGTTGTTATCTTTGCAGCAGGTACTGGTAATCCTTACTTCACAACAGATACAGCGGCAGCTTTAAGAGCAAATGAAATTGACGCACAGGTAATTTTTAAAGCAACAAAAGTTGACGGAATCTATGATAAAGATCCAATGAAATATGATGACGCAGTTAAGTTTGATCAATTAAAATATATCGACGTATTAAATAAAGGAATTAAAGTAATGGATTCTGCAGCTATCTCACTTTGTATGGATAATGAGATGGAAATTGTGGTATTTAATATGTTTGAAAAAGGTAATATTGCTAAGGCCGTAGCTGGTGAAAGCATTGGAACTAAAGTTATTAAATAA
- the frr gene encoding ribosome recycling factor: MINEIKSSLETGMSKSIDSLKHQLTKIRTGRASASVLDGITVDYYGSPTPVNQVGQISTPEARLLQIQPFDKTLISEIEKSIINANLGLNPSNDGNLIRIAFPALTEQTRKEQVKEIKKIGEDSKIAIRNVRRDGNELVKKAEKAKEISEDDSKKFQTEIQTVTDKYTKQVDEIIAAKEKELLTL; encoded by the coding sequence ATGATTAATGAAATTAAATCATCATTAGAAACTGGTATGTCAAAATCAATTGATTCTTTAAAGCATCAATTAACAAAAATCAGAACTGGTCGTGCATCAGCTTCTGTTTTAGATGGTATAACTGTTGATTACTATGGTTCTCCAACTCCTGTTAATCAAGTTGGACAAATTTCAACTCCAGAAGCAAGACTTCTTCAGATTCAACCATTTGATAAAACACTTATCAGTGAAATTGAAAAATCAATTATCAATGCTAACTTAGGTCTAAACCCATCAAACGATGGTAATCTAATTAGAATTGCTTTCCCTGCACTAACTGAGCAAACAAGAAAAGAGCAGGTAAAAGAAATTAAAAAAATTGGTGAAGATAGTAAGATTGCAATTCGTAACGTACGTCGTGATGGAAATGAACTTGTGAAAAAAGCTGAAAAAGCAAAAGAGATTTCTGAAGATGATTCTAAGAAATTTCAAACTGAAATTCAGACTGTAACTGATAAGTATACTAAACAAGTTGATGAAATCATTGCTGCTAAAGAGAAAGAGCTTCTTACTCTTTAA
- the uppS gene encoding polyprenyl diphosphate synthase: protein MNFQTSKLKHVAIIMDGNGRWAQNRAHRRVWGHVRGSSVVSDVVEKADDMGIKALTLYAFSTENWGRPPSEIRTLFLLLKKFLIKERTRVLKNNIKFNIIGDISKLPKDTIEIINRLKEESKDNTGLKLTFAFGYGGRAEIISAVNKLIAEDIEVTEENISQALHAPELGDVDLMIRTGGDQRISNFLLWQIAYGELYFTETMWPNFTSKEFENIIYEVEKRERRFGQVSETESLAASKNKIRKNIRLIN from the coding sequence ATGAACTTTCAAACTTCTAAATTAAAACATGTTGCAATTATAATGGATGGCAATGGGCGCTGGGCACAGAACCGCGCCCATCGTCGTGTATGGGGACATGTGCGTGGAAGTTCTGTTGTTAGTGATGTCGTAGAAAAAGCTGACGACATGGGGATTAAGGCCCTAACACTTTATGCATTCTCTACTGAGAATTGGGGCCGCCCACCTTCTGAAATTAGAACTCTTTTTCTTCTTTTAAAGAAGTTCCTTATTAAAGAAAGAACGAGAGTTTTAAAAAATAATATTAAATTTAATATTATTGGTGATATTTCAAAACTTCCTAAAGATACAATTGAAATTATTAATCGACTAAAAGAAGAGTCGAAAGATAATACAGGATTAAAATTAACTTTTGCTTTTGGCTATGGTGGACGTGCAGAAATTATAAGTGCGGTAAATAAGCTAATTGCTGAAGATATTGAAGTGACTGAGGAGAATATCTCTCAAGCTCTTCATGCCCCTGAGTTAGGTGATGTCGACCTAATGATTAGAACTGGGGGAGATCAAAGAATCTCAAACTTTCTATTATGGCAGATTGCATATGGTGAGCTGTATTTTACAGAAACAATGTGGCCAAATTTCACAAGTAAAGAATTTGAAAATATTATTTATGAAGTTGAAAAACGTGAAAGACGTTTTGGACAAGTTTCTGAGACTGAATCGCTTGCTGCTTCTAAAAATAAGATTAGAAAGAATATTAGATTAATAAATTAA